A DNA window from Hordeum vulgare subsp. vulgare chromosome 1H, MorexV3_pseudomolecules_assembly, whole genome shotgun sequence contains the following coding sequences:
- the LOC123397483 gene encoding probable inactive receptor kinase RLK902, which produces MAAALYADGSGVDAGDELREFSVSFNRLNGSIPTSLRSRPRAAFLGMPALYNGPLGPCPGEAPPPSPAPTGTTPSPTTPATNVPNGGNDEQTDKKGNKLSGGAIAGIDIASVVGAALLLFLLICLCRRTGRTKTRALEMPPPSPSPAVIPGGRKPPELPNGSAVAPMATVGHPAGQSTSGKKLVFFGSAAAVQPFDLEDLLRAAEVLGKGAIGTTYKVVLESSATVAVKGLKDVTMTELEFRDRIADIGELEHEFIVPLRAYYYNKDEKLLVYDFMPMGSLSAVLHDNTEEHW; this is translated from the exons CTGCGCGAGTTCAGCGTCTCCTTCAACCGCCTAAACGGGTCCATCCCCACCTCGCTCCGCTCCAGGCCGCGCGCGGCGTTCCTCGGGATGCCGGCCCTCTACAACGGGCCCCTCGGCCCTTGCCCTGGCGaggcccctcctccttctccggctcCCACGGGGACGACGCCCTCGCCGACAACACCGGCGACGAACGTCCCCAATGGCGGAAATGACGAACAAACTGACAAGAAGGGGAACAAGCTCTCCGGCGGCGCCATTGCCGGGATCGACATAGCCTCCGTCGTGGGCGCCGCGCTTCTCCTGTTCCTCCTCATTTGCCTCTGCCGCAGGACGGGGCGCACCAAAACACGGGCTCTGGAGATGCCGCCTCCGTCTCCGTCCCCCGCCGTCATCCCTGGCGGCCGAAAACCTCCCGAGTTGCCCAACGGCTCGGCCGTGGCTCCTATGGCCACTGTCGGCCACCCCGCGGGTCAATCGACTTCAGGGAAGAAGCTGGTCTTCTTCGGGTCAGCGGCTGCCGTCCAACCCTTCGACCTCGAGGACCTGCTGCGCGCGGCCGAGGTCCTTGGCAAAGGTGCCATCGGGACGACCTACAAGGTTGTGCTTGAATCCAGCGCTACTGTGGCGGTGAAGGGGCTCAAGGATGTCACCATGACCGAACTGGAGTTCCGTGACCGCATCGCTGACATTGGCGAGCTCGAGCATGAGTTCATCGTGCCTCTCCGTGCTTACTATTACAACAAAGATGAGAAGCTGCTTGTGTACGACTTCATGCCCATGGGGAGCCTTTCTGCAGTCTTGCATG ATAACACAGAAGAACATTGGTAA